A stretch of Solea senegalensis isolate Sse05_10M linkage group LG10, IFAPA_SoseM_1, whole genome shotgun sequence DNA encodes these proteins:
- the cnot2 gene encoding CCR4-NOT transcription complex subunit 2 encodes MFGARKKFVEFVEVVDNDFTDEGMYYNQPSMFPHRSDKDMLSSPSPSSSGQLSQFGASLYGPQSTLGFSVRGMGNSTPQLNRNLTQGTQLPSHITPTTGVPTMSLHTPPSPSRGTLPINSRNMLNHSQVGQGIGMSSRTNSMGSSGLGSPNRSSPSIICMPKQQPARQPFTINSMSGFGMNRNQAFGMNNSLSSNIFNGTDGSENVTGLDLSDFPALADRSRREGTGNPTPVLNPLAGRAPYVGMVTKPSTEQTQDFSIHNEDFPALPGPNYKDPTLNNDDSKTNLNSTSKSTSNADGPKFPGDKAASAQNNNLKKGIQVLPDGRVTNIPSGMVTDQFGMIGLLTFIRAAETDPGMVHLALGSDLTTLGLNLNSPENLYPKFASPWASSPCRPQDIDFHVPSEYLTNIHIRDKLAAIKLARYGEDLLFYLYYMNGGDLLQLLAAVELFNRDWRYHKEERVWITRAPGMEPTLKTNTYERGTYYFFDCLNWRKVAKEFHLEYDKLEERPHVPTTFNYNPAQQAF; translated from the exons ATGTTTGGTGCTAGAAAGAAATTTGTTGAGTTCGTCGAGGTAGTCGATAATGACTTCACAGATGAAGGCATGTACTATAATCAGCCGTCGATGTTCCCACATCGGTCGGACAAAGAT atgctctcctctccctcaccaTCATCGTCAGGTCAGCTGTCGCAGTTTGGTGCGAGTTTGTATGGTCCACAAA gtaCACTGGGCTTCTCTGTCAGGGGCATGGGGAACAGTACGCCTCAGTTAAACCGAAATCTAACACAAGGCACACAGCTACCAAGTCATATCACTCCCACGACAGGAGTCCCCACCATGTCTCTTCACACCCCTCCTTCACCAAGCAG GGGGACATTGCCGATCAACTCGAGGAACATGCTGAACCACTCTCAGGTAGGTCAAGGCATTGGGATGAGCAGCAGGACCAATAGTATGGGCAGCTCGGGGCTGGGCAGCCCCAACCGCAGCTCTCCCAGTATCATCTGTATGCCCAAACAGCAGCCAGCACGACAACCCTTCACCATAAACAG CATGTCAGGATTTGGTATGAACCGCAATCAGGCTTTTGGAATGAACAACTCACTATCAAGCAACATCTTCAATGGCACAG ATGGGAGTGAAAACGTAACGGGACTGGATCTGTCAGACTTTCCTGCGTTAGCAGACAGGAGTCGAAGAGAAGGGACTGGAAATCCAACACCGGTGCTCAACCCACTGGCTGGAAGGGCTCCTTATG TTGGCATGGTGACAAAGCCATCGACTGAACAGACACAGGATTTCTCAATCCATAATGAGGACTTCCCCGCACTGCCTGGCCCGAACTATAAGGACCCCACGTTGAACAATGACGACAGCAAAACT AACTTGAACTCTACAAGCAAGAGCACATCCAATGCAGACGGGCCCAAGTTTCCCGGAGACAAGGCGGCCTCAGCACAGAACAACAACCTGAAGAAAGGGATCCAGGTGTTGCCCGATG gtcgGGTGACAAACATTCCCTCAGGAATGGTGACAGACCAATTTGGCATGATTGGTCTGCTGACGTTTATCCGGGCGGCAGAGACTGATCCTGGAATGGTCCATCTGGCACTTGGGAGTGACCTCACAACACTGGGACTCAACTTAAACTCACCAGA AAACCTGTACCCTAAGTTTGCCTCTCCTTGGGCCTCATCACCGTGTCGACCACAGGACATTG ACTTCCACGTTCCCTCCGAGTATTTAACCAATATCCACATAAGGGACAAG TTGGCTGCAATCAAACTGGCTCGGTATGGTGAAGACCTGTTGTTCTACCTGTACTACATGAATGGTGGAGACTTGCTACAGCTATTGGCAGCTGTTGAGCT CTTTAACCGTGACTGGAGGTACCATAAAGAAGAGCGGGTTTGGATAACAAGGGCGCCTGGCATGGAGCCTACACTGAAGACCAACACCTATGAGAGGGGCACCTACTACTTTTTTGATTGTCTTAACTGGAGGAAAGTAGCCAAG GAATTTCATCTGGAGTATGACAAGCTGGAAGAGAGGCCTCATGTGCCAACAACGTTCAACTACAACCCAGCCCAGCAGGCCTTCTAA